A genomic region of Gemmatimonadota bacterium contains the following coding sequences:
- a CDS encoding BamA/TamA family outer membrane protein — MVKGMRLPSKPTVAESGRIGSSRTRYPGAVRTLFLLAILYASPADAQQSDIVERIVVEGNAAIAEDRILGLIETRTDSFLRPRFWQRSRVNNAIWRTDLAAIESFYRNSGFLDARVRSVRDEIDADRVALRIVIDEGPRYTVRAVNLNGFGYLSEDEIRQNLITREGQVFYRLSAATDKRYIQRLADRRALLDVAVDSNIMLHAEDHSVTVNFRVFEGHPVSVGAIQVRGLRKTHKNVVIRELEIQPGELYDNAKISLSQTRLFQTGLFRSVRLSPLRSDTSTTVRDLVVEVTELPGGEVSFGAGFATAERFRGSFSVAYRNWLGRGITIGANGQISSLFQHVESGVTQPWLFRTRTTGILRAFFRREDRISHTEQEAGVSVAVNRELSRTYRSQLTYTLKNIEVSSFSDELADLLRSGSEADSLRSRREGSLTGLVTYDTRNDILNPKTGFFGQFQSSVASPLLGSSTLNRNSILTLRATARKYLSIPNAPDFSTSVSFAYVKALNENRVPLDSRLFIGGDRSVRGFGINRIGQPDGGLIAISAQHEIQVPLSRFDLAVFADWGGVGKTVGSFGFGDLLLGYGAGVRVNSPIGLIRGDVGFHNQSKIDLPNSRKYDRTFFYFGLGQAF, encoded by the coding sequence ATGGTAAAGGGAATGAGGCTTCCCTCGAAGCCAACCGTTGCCGAATCGGGTCGTATCGGTTCATCCCGGACGCGGTATCCCGGTGCGGTCCGGACGCTGTTTCTCCTGGCGATCCTGTACGCTTCCCCCGCTGACGCCCAGCAGTCCGACATCGTCGAGCGCATCGTCGTCGAAGGCAACGCGGCCATCGCCGAGGACCGTATCCTCGGTCTGATCGAAACCAGAACGGACAGTTTTCTTCGACCCAGATTCTGGCAACGCAGTCGAGTGAACAACGCCATCTGGCGGACCGACCTGGCGGCGATAGAGAGTTTCTACAGGAACAGCGGATTTCTGGATGCCAGGGTCCGGTCCGTTCGCGACGAGATTGACGCGGATCGGGTCGCGCTCAGGATCGTCATCGACGAAGGTCCGCGGTACACCGTGCGCGCGGTCAATCTGAACGGCTTCGGATACCTGTCCGAAGACGAGATCCGGCAGAACCTGATTACGCGGGAAGGCCAGGTTTTCTACCGGCTGTCCGCCGCGACGGACAAACGCTACATCCAGCGTCTCGCCGATCGCCGTGCGCTGCTGGACGTGGCGGTGGACTCGAACATCATGCTGCACGCGGAGGACCATTCCGTTACCGTCAACTTCCGGGTTTTCGAAGGGCATCCTGTCAGCGTGGGCGCGATACAGGTCCGAGGTCTGCGGAAGACCCACAAAAACGTGGTGATCCGCGAACTGGAGATCCAACCGGGAGAACTCTACGACAACGCGAAGATATCGTTGAGCCAGACCCGGCTCTTCCAGACGGGCCTGTTCCGCAGCGTGCGCCTGTCTCCCCTGAGGAGCGACACCTCCACTACGGTACGGGACCTGGTGGTGGAGGTCACCGAACTGCCCGGGGGAGAGGTGAGCTTCGGCGCCGGGTTCGCCACGGCCGAACGCTTCAGGGGCAGCTTCAGTGTCGCCTACCGAAACTGGCTGGGCCGGGGGATCACCATTGGCGCCAACGGTCAGATCAGTTCGCTCTTCCAGCACGTCGAGTCGGGGGTCACGCAGCCGTGGTTGTTCCGGACCAGGACGACGGGCATCCTGCGCGCGTTCTTCCGGCGCGAGGACCGCATCAGCCATACCGAGCAGGAAGCGGGCGTGTCCGTGGCGGTCAACCGCGAACTCTCTCGCACCTACCGCAGTCAACTGACCTATACGCTGAAGAACATCGAGGTGTCGTCGTTTAGCGACGAACTGGCCGACCTCCTGCGAAGCGGTTCGGAAGCCGACAGCCTCCGGTCCAGGCGCGAAGGCAGTCTGACCGGGCTTGTGACGTACGACACGCGGAATGATATCCTGAACCCGAAGACGGGATTCTTCGGTCAATTCCAGAGCAGCGTGGCCAGCCCCCTGCTCGGCAGTTCCACGCTCAACCGGAACTCGATACTTACGCTGAGGGCCACAGCCCGTAAATACCTGTCCATTCCCAACGCGCCGGATTTTTCAACTTCTGTCTCGTTCGCCTACGTGAAGGCGCTTAATGAAAACCGCGTACCCCTCGACAGCAGACTGTTCATCGGCGGCGACCGATCGGTGCGGGGGTTCGGCATAAACCGGATCGGCCAGCCCGACGGCGGACTGATCGCCATCAGCGCGCAGCATGAAATCCAGGTACCCCTATCCCGGTTTGACCTGGCCGTATTCGCGGACTGGGGCGGGGTGGGGAAGACGGTGGGTTCTTTCGGATTCGGGGATCTCCTGCTGGGTTACGGGGCGGGAGTACGGGTGAATTCGCCGATCGGTCTGATACGGGGTGACGTGGGCTTTCACAATCAAAGCAAGATCGACCTGCCCAATTCGAGAAAGTACGACCGGACTTTCTTCTATTTCGGGCTGGGACAGGCGTTTTGA
- a CDS encoding translocation/assembly module TamB domain-containing protein, with protein sequence MNLRLNKWTIGLGLLASLILAASLAVFILLGTGWGMDQVRRAVERTVQDRLNGQVTIERIELGLRTHLAMRGVSLRLPDIQTGGEVAGADEISIGFNVWDAVFGEAPLYSVDIDGFRMAYFENAAGSGKSSLSLLLEDPAWDEEAVGSSDEGMSGLPFDLRDLRIRNGTFRYYDPADSTAVSAGEVGFSGAVLRPFTMEGEIGAGHVAYHIGGYEDAVTNMRADVYFEGDAVTIHDLTMESAHGPPMGFHVTGEISTARENPATLDFAANGQVGAILRIIGFENTMPGIFSMTGSLRNSLSDPDLKARFTSPVVRSEYGSFNLATVDMTYARNVLTVGRFRGKHEAGWVSGRGLLDFSGESTGYRLQLESPGLMLSALPPALVDDGSALEGEVEFAFEMEGGGFDDAPRRADLNASSTLVSINDLPLRDVTVSAGYRRGQLRVDLREASFLVHTEGRLGTDGDIQLTGSVDVNDVGILPPPLDFAKLRGSAELDLYLLGTLRRPTVRLGGWVSGLAYGDVLLGETKIEGFLDEQRSMTINAVLDRLEFHARTNLTGDQAVSGYFNVHDLRLGDYLRGESWWGLDAILRMQGGISGTVQQPSVKGKGTVRNLAIQNENLGDTDLEMKISEDRLDFTMTRNPGPTVSAEGSIELTGQNTYDLQVDLVQTSLSPLLSILSKRPIEGGTGTFSGNIHAVGLAGYPDRSAITVSLDSLDVLMNDRILHSVAPSTVKLENQVITVDEFRLTGDFGRITVNGTASLAADGRVDLETVLEDVQLEFLSPFLVSEGTFSGAMDGVISLGGTPGDPSINGLLTVSDVRYAIGNRTNLLGTVTASALYEDRLLRVPVLSVQSPLGRSDIDLAYPVDLRWAPEVQPESLPSGERYTASLVVDNLAVAPLREFFEIVPADLDGYIRGRIDVNGSVRDRGDVNGVMALDSLKLFGLQNELVNTNPVRLHFDGAHIHMDSVSATIRRINQPDDERGRLTMRGRLAYVNGGTGAGASDFTILGEQIRMDAVMALANLDLPLGGNVNTRIEVTGPPSARVIDARVSMDQPRYNQASLDSLAAHLVYGGGEIAIRDLRIRKGGDTITAHGTIPYDPARNERTGDATGVEDIALTVEGDDIDLSFLSGVVYDLERIEGKADIRLSIGGTPASPRSVGQVTVRDAALRFREFEPTFRADVLQVDVDGGAFGLKPVAFRAGDGTVRVSGDLLTDNLSFAEIEAYADFSQAEVERLGSAMLIIDGSLAWTGNRDRSRIYNVADPIVVTGVVTHPLDIGELLLDNAIIRPQDTPDPFLESIALDVAVDVTDLAVENNIAQLTVEGGVALGNTVQNPLVTGNAVAEEDGVIRYLGATFELETGRIDLTRRVPLESFTALIEYPVAQLDPVLNIQAWAPRVRDIHDTYYEVELLASGPVSTVTPQLRAAPRDDNATEILASGSRSLAGPEVIYGPEVVSLLTFGTAGLTSLGTPDEYAGMRNRAFLITGEALAEALLNLDEVQVEGDPFSMNSAVQAGSPVQLTLSKRINRRARVSFTRLFQSSEYSLRVGYQLTDFLYIETFSDQSGELPQNGIDLQVKFRFR encoded by the coding sequence ATGAACCTGCGGCTAAATAAATGGACTATAGGGCTGGGTCTGTTGGCCTCGTTGATACTGGCCGCGAGCCTGGCCGTCTTCATCCTGCTGGGTACCGGTTGGGGCATGGACCAGGTCCGCCGCGCCGTGGAGCGGACCGTACAGGACCGGCTCAACGGACAGGTAACGATCGAACGGATCGAGCTTGGTTTGCGGACGCACCTGGCGATGCGGGGCGTATCCCTTCGCCTTCCGGACATCCAGACCGGCGGGGAAGTCGCGGGAGCGGACGAGATCAGTATAGGCTTCAACGTCTGGGACGCCGTGTTTGGAGAGGCGCCGCTCTACAGCGTCGATATCGACGGATTCCGCATGGCCTACTTCGAAAACGCCGCCGGTAGCGGGAAGAGTTCCCTGTCTCTGCTGCTGGAGGATCCGGCGTGGGACGAGGAAGCGGTCGGGTCATCAGATGAGGGAATGTCCGGCCTGCCCTTTGATCTGCGCGACCTGCGGATCCGGAACGGCACGTTCCGCTATTACGATCCCGCGGATTCCACGGCGGTGAGCGCCGGGGAAGTCGGTTTCAGCGGCGCCGTGCTCCGGCCCTTCACGATGGAAGGCGAAATAGGCGCAGGGCACGTGGCTTACCATATTGGAGGATATGAAGACGCCGTAACGAATATGCGCGCGGACGTATACTTCGAAGGAGACGCCGTTACGATTCACGACCTGACCATGGAATCCGCCCACGGCCCCCCGATGGGATTTCACGTGACCGGCGAGATCTCGACCGCGCGCGAGAATCCCGCCACGCTGGATTTCGCCGCGAACGGACAGGTGGGCGCCATACTGCGGATTATCGGTTTCGAAAACACTATGCCCGGGATCTTCAGCATGACCGGGTCGCTGCGCAACAGTCTGTCCGACCCGGATTTAAAGGCCAGGTTCACATCACCGGTGGTGCGATCGGAGTACGGATCGTTCAATCTGGCCACGGTGGATATGACGTATGCGCGGAATGTGCTCACGGTCGGTCGGTTCCGGGGAAAGCATGAGGCGGGATGGGTGTCGGGACGGGGGTTGCTCGACTTTAGCGGGGAGTCTACCGGATATCGCTTGCAGCTGGAGTCACCCGGTCTCATGCTCTCCGCGCTGCCGCCGGCCCTTGTCGACGACGGAAGCGCGCTCGAGGGAGAAGTGGAATTCGCCTTCGAAATGGAAGGGGGCGGGTTCGACGATGCGCCTCGCAGGGCCGATCTGAACGCTTCTTCCACCCTGGTGAGCATAAACGACCTGCCGCTGCGGGACGTGACGGTATCGGCCGGGTACCGTCGCGGCCAACTCCGGGTCGACCTCCGGGAAGCGTCTTTCCTGGTACACACCGAGGGCCGGCTCGGCACGGATGGAGACATTCAGTTGACCGGTTCGGTTGACGTGAACGACGTCGGAATCCTGCCCCCGCCGCTGGATTTCGCAAAACTTCGTGGTTCGGCCGAACTGGATCTCTACCTGTTAGGCACGCTCAGGCGGCCGACCGTCCGGCTGGGTGGCTGGGTCAGCGGCCTGGCCTATGGCGATGTCCTCCTCGGCGAAACGAAAATCGAAGGTTTTCTGGACGAACAACGCAGCATGACGATCAATGCCGTGCTGGACAGGCTGGAATTCCATGCCAGGACGAATCTGACCGGAGACCAGGCTGTCTCCGGCTACTTCAACGTGCATGACCTCAGGCTCGGAGATTACCTCCGGGGCGAATCCTGGTGGGGACTGGATGCCATTCTTCGCATGCAGGGCGGTATTTCCGGCACCGTTCAACAACCCTCCGTCAAGGGGAAGGGTACCGTCCGAAACCTGGCGATTCAAAACGAAAATCTGGGCGACACCGATCTGGAAATGAAGATCAGCGAAGACCGCCTGGATTTCACTATGACGCGAAACCCCGGCCCCACCGTTTCGGCGGAGGGATCCATCGAGCTGACCGGACAGAACACTTACGATCTGCAGGTCGATCTGGTGCAGACTTCGCTGTCACCTCTCCTCTCCATACTTTCCAAGAGACCGATCGAAGGCGGCACCGGCACGTTCAGCGGGAATATACACGCCGTGGGACTGGCCGGGTATCCCGACCGGTCCGCCATAACGGTCTCCCTTGATTCACTTGATGTACTGATGAACGACCGGATACTGCATTCCGTAGCCCCCTCCACCGTGAAACTCGAGAACCAGGTCATTACCGTGGACGAATTCAGGCTGACGGGTGATTTCGGCCGGATCACGGTCAACGGTACGGCAAGTCTCGCCGCCGATGGGCGGGTCGACCTCGAAACCGTCCTGGAAGACGTGCAACTGGAGTTCCTCTCTCCTTTCCTGGTATCAGAAGGCACGTTCAGCGGCGCCATGGACGGGGTGATATCCCTGGGAGGAACCCCGGGCGATCCTAGCATCAATGGCCTGCTGACCGTTTCGGACGTGCGTTATGCGATAGGAAACAGAACCAACCTGCTTGGCACGGTGACCGCCTCGGCGCTTTACGAAGACCGATTGCTGCGGGTTCCCGTGCTATCCGTGCAAAGCCCTTTGGGACGATCGGATATCGATCTTGCCTATCCGGTCGATCTGCGGTGGGCGCCGGAAGTCCAGCCGGAGTCGCTTCCGTCCGGCGAAAGATACACGGCGTCCCTGGTCGTGGACAACCTGGCCGTAGCGCCCCTGCGTGAGTTCTTCGAGATCGTGCCTGCCGACCTGGACGGGTACATCCGGGGCAGGATCGACGTGAACGGGTCGGTCCGGGACCGCGGCGACGTCAACGGGGTCATGGCGCTGGATTCGCTGAAACTGTTCGGACTCCAGAACGAGTTGGTGAACACGAACCCCGTAAGGCTGCATTTCGACGGGGCCCACATCCATATGGATTCCGTGTCCGCCACGATTCGCCGCATCAACCAACCCGATGACGAGCGGGGCCGGCTTACGATGCGCGGCCGCCTGGCGTACGTCAATGGCGGAACGGGTGCGGGCGCGTCCGACTTCACCATCCTGGGTGAACAGATCAGGATGGACGCCGTAATGGCACTGGCGAATCTCGACCTTCCCCTGGGCGGTAACGTGAATACCCGGATCGAAGTCACCGGTCCGCCCTCCGCCCGGGTCATAGACGCCCGCGTTTCCATGGATCAACCGAGATACAATCAGGCCTCCCTGGACAGCCTCGCCGCCCACTTAGTGTATGGTGGCGGGGAAATCGCCATCCGGGACCTGAGGATTCGCAAAGGCGGCGATACCATAACCGCCCACGGCACCATACCCTATGACCCGGCCCGTAATGAAAGGACCGGCGATGCGACCGGTGTGGAGGATATCGCCCTGACCGTCGAAGGAGACGACATCGACCTGTCTTTCCTGAGTGGCGTCGTGTACGATCTCGAACGCATCGAGGGGAAGGCCGACATCCGCCTGTCCATCGGAGGAACACCCGCTTCACCCCGGTCGGTCGGTCAGGTCACCGTTCGGGACGCGGCGTTGCGGTTCCGTGAGTTCGAACCGACGTTCCGGGCAGACGTGCTCCAGGTCGACGTCGATGGAGGCGCCTTCGGGCTAAAGCCCGTAGCGTTCCGCGCCGGGGACGGCACGGTCCGGGTTTCCGGCGACCTCTTGACGGACAACCTGTCCTTCGCCGAAATCGAAGCCTATGCCGATTTCAGCCAGGCTGAAGTGGAACGGCTCGGTTCGGCCATGCTCATTATCGACGGATCGCTTGCCTGGACCGGCAACCGGGATCGTTCACGGATCTACAATGTAGCCGATCCGATCGTCGTGACTGGCGTGGTTACGCATCCGCTGGATATAGGCGAATTGCTCCTCGACAACGCGATCATACGTCCGCAGGACACGCCGGACCCGTTCCTGGAAAGCATCGCGCTGGACGTAGCCGTGGACGTGACCGACCTGGCCGTCGAGAACAATATCGCCCAACTGACCGTCGAGGGCGGAGTGGCCCTCGGCAATACGGTGCAGAATCCCCTGGTGACCGGAAACGCCGTTGCCGAGGAAGACGGCGTGATCAGGTACCTGGGCGCCACCTTCGAACTGGAAACCGGACGGATCGACCTGACCAGGCGCGTACCGTTGGAGAGCTTCACCGCGTTGATCGAGTACCCGGTAGCGCAGCTCGATCCGGTCCTGAACATTCAGGCCTGGGCGCCCCGCGTGCGCGACATTCACGATACCTATTACGAAGTGGAACTGCTCGCGTCCGGACCGGTGTCGACGGTGACGCCCCAGTTGCGCGCCGCGCCGCGCGACGACAACGCTACGGAGATTCTGGCTTCGGGTTCCCGGTCGCTTGCCGGCCCCGAGGTAATCTACGGGCCCGAGGTCGTCTCCCTGCTGACTTTCGGCACGGCCGGACTCACCAGCCTGGGCACGCCCGATGAATACGCCGGTATGAGAAACAGGGCCTTTTTAATTACCGGCGAAGCACTCGCGGAGGCCTTGTTGAATCTCGACGAAGTCCAGGTCGAGGGCGATCCTTTCTCGATGAACAGCGCCGTTCAGGCCGGATCGCCGGTTCAACTTACCCTCAGCAAGCGGATCAACCGGCGCGCCCGGGTCAGTTTTACCCGATTGTTCCAATCTTCGGAATACTCGCTGCGGGTCGGTTACCAACTGACCGACTTCCTGTATATCGAGACGTTTTCCGATCAATCGGGCGAACTTCCCCAGAATGGAATCGACCTCCAGGTCAAATTCCGGTTTCGGTAA
- a CDS encoding metal-dependent transcriptional regulator: MMDVWREFEHNEITHSGAHYLMTVQQLIEDQGYARVSDVAREMHITPGSASIMIKSLREKGYLEEDRNRFLKLSEEGNRLAQSVWSHRQILIAFLKGVLHIDAEQAEIDACKIEHLISTTTGERLLLFLQFLLSDDPHGRAFLKSYWDANVLSICDFETCAVCEEVGECLVIRSESA; the protein is encoded by the coding sequence ATGATGGATGTCTGGAGAGAATTCGAGCACAACGAGATCACGCACAGCGGCGCGCACTACCTGATGACGGTGCAGCAGCTGATCGAGGACCAGGGATACGCCCGGGTATCGGACGTGGCCCGGGAGATGCATATCACGCCGGGCAGTGCGTCGATCATGATCAAGTCGCTCCGGGAAAAGGGATACCTGGAAGAGGACCGGAACCGGTTCCTCAAACTCTCGGAGGAAGGGAACCGGCTGGCGCAGTCGGTATGGTCGCACCGGCAGATCCTCATCGCCTTTCTCAAGGGCGTCCTGCATATCGACGCGGAACAGGCGGAAATCGACGCGTGCAAGATCGAGCACCTAATCAGCACGACGACCGGAGAGCGGCTGCTGCTCTTCCTGCAGTTCCTCCTGTCGGACGATCCCCACGGCAGGGCGTTTCTCAAGTCCTACTGGGACGCCAACGTGCTGTCGATCTGCGACTTCGAAACCTGCGCGGTTTGCGAGGAAGTGGGCGAATGCCTGGTTATCCGATCGGAGTCGGCGTGA
- a CDS encoding FeoA family protein yields the protein MHSELFTTSTQAKTIRLDELKSGEKATIRQIKGTAGEEVHLMELGLLPGTTVELIKRAPMGDPIEIRVRSYHLSIRCAEARSVMVERS from the coding sequence ATGCATTCCGAACTCTTTACCACCAGCACGCAAGCAAAGACTATTCGCCTGGATGAGCTGAAATCGGGCGAGAAGGCAACGATAAGGCAGATCAAGGGCACGGCGGGAGAAGAAGTACACCTGATGGAACTTGGGCTGCTCCCCGGGACAACCGTCGAATTGATCAAACGCGCACCCATGGGCGATCCGATCGAGATACGCGTTCGGAGTTACCACCTGTCCATTCGCTGCGCGGAGGCCCGTTCGGTCATGGTGGAAAGAAGTTGA